In one window of Pseudooceanicola aestuarii DNA:
- the pyrH gene encoding UMP kinase, with protein MADAASELKYKRVLLKISGEALMGDQGYGLHPPTVERIAQEVKSVHDLGVEICMVIGGGNVFRGLQGSAQGMERTTADYMGMLATVMNALAMQASLEGLGVFTRVISAIPMDQVCEPYIRRRAVRHLEKKRVCIFAAGTGNPYFTTDTAATLRANEMACEAIFKGTKVDGVYDKDPAKHDDAVRYDRVTYDEVLAQHLNVMDASAIALARDNRKPIVVFSLDEPGGFRGILAGKGTYTLVHD; from the coding sequence ATGGCCGATGCCGCGTCCGAACTCAAGTACAAGCGCGTCCTTCTGAAGATATCCGGAGAGGCGCTGATGGGCGACCAGGGCTACGGGCTGCACCCGCCCACGGTGGAACGGATCGCCCAGGAGGTCAAATCGGTTCACGACCTGGGGGTGGAGATCTGCATGGTCATCGGCGGCGGCAACGTCTTTCGCGGCCTGCAAGGGTCCGCCCAGGGGATGGAGCGGACCACCGCCGATTACATGGGCATGCTGGCCACGGTGATGAACGCGCTGGCGATGCAGGCCTCGCTGGAGGGGCTGGGCGTGTTCACCCGCGTCATCTCCGCCATTCCGATGGACCAGGTGTGCGAACCCTACATCCGCCGCCGTGCTGTCCGCCACCTGGAGAAAAAGCGCGTCTGCATCTTTGCCGCTGGCACCGGGAACCCATATTTCACCACCGACACGGCGGCAACTTTGCGAGCGAATGAAATGGCTTGCGAGGCGATCTTCAAGGGAACCAAGGTCGATGGCGTCTATGATAAGGACCCGGCCAAACATGATGACGCCGTGCGCTATGACCGCGTCACCTATGACGAGGTCCTGGCCCAGCATCTGAATGTCATGGATGCCTCCGCCATCGCGCTGGCGCGTGACAATCGCAAGCCGATCGTCGTCTTTTCCCTGGATGAGCCGGGCGGGTTCCGCGGTATCCTGGCGGGCAAGGGCACCTATACGCTGGTGCATGACTGA
- the frr gene encoding ribosome recycling factor, protein MSEDFELDTDDLKRRMDGAMANLRTEFASLRTGRASASMLEPVMVDAYGSMTPINQVGTVNVPEPRMVTINVWDKGLVNKVEKAIRESGLGINPQMNGTIIMLPIPELNEERRRELTKVAGSYAEHARVSVRNVRRDGMDQIKKAKSDGMSEDDQKFWETEVQDLTDNYIAEVDKALEGKQAEIMQV, encoded by the coding sequence ATGTCTGAAGATTTCGAACTGGACACTGACGACCTGAAACGCCGCATGGATGGCGCCATGGCCAATCTGCGGACGGAATTCGCCTCTCTGCGCACCGGACGGGCCTCGGCCTCCATGCTGGAGCCGGTGATGGTCGATGCCTATGGATCCATGACGCCGATCAACCAGGTCGGCACCGTCAACGTGCCGGAGCCGCGGATGGTGACCATCAATGTCTGGGACAAGGGCCTGGTCAACAAGGTTGAGAAGGCGATCCGCGAATCCGGCCTGGGGATCAACCCGCAGATGAACGGTACGATCATCATGCTGCCGATCCCCGAGCTGAACGAGGAACGTCGCCGCGAATTGACCAAGGTTGCCGGCAGCTATGCCGAACATGCCCGCGTGTCGGTGCGCAATGTGCGCCGCGACGGCATGGACCAGATCAAGAAGGCGAAATCCGACGGCATGTCCGAGGACGACCAGAAGTTCTGGGAGACCGAGGTTCAGGACCTGACCGACAATTACATCGCCGAAGTCGACAAGGCCCTGGAGGGCAAGCAGGCGGAGATCATGCAGGTCTGA
- the uppS gene encoding polyprenyl diphosphate synthase, whose product MSGSGGPAHVAIIMDGNGRWASMRGRPRLFGHHAGARRVREIVEACPDLGVEYLTIFGFSTENWKRTQIEVAGLMSLFRSYIRREARALRAQNVRVRFIGDRPGLDEKLQAQMDELEEMTEDCTGTNLTIALNYGGRDEVARATRRLAQDVAEGRLDPHKVDEETLPRYLDTYVLPDPDLVIRTSGEARISNFLLWQSAYAEYEFIDTLWPDFSKEIFADVVASYAGRDRRFGAVKG is encoded by the coding sequence ATGAGCGGATCGGGCGGCCCGGCACATGTGGCCATCATCATGGACGGCAACGGACGCTGGGCCAGCATGCGCGGCCGGCCGCGCCTGTTCGGGCACCATGCCGGCGCCCGGCGGGTGCGCGAGATCGTGGAGGCCTGCCCGGATCTGGGGGTCGAATATCTGACCATATTCGGTTTCTCGACGGAGAACTGGAAACGCACCCAGATCGAGGTCGCCGGGCTGATGTCGCTGTTCCGCTCCTATATCCGTCGGGAGGCGCGGGCGCTGCGGGCGCAGAACGTGCGTGTCCGGTTCATCGGCGACCGTCCGGGTCTGGACGAGAAGTTGCAGGCGCAGATGGACGAGTTGGAAGAGATGACCGAGGATTGCACCGGTACCAACCTGACCATCGCGCTGAACTACGGCGGCCGGGACGAGGTCGCACGCGCCACGCGCCGGCTGGCGCAGGACGTGGCCGAGGGGCGGCTTGATCCTCACAAAGTGGATGAAGAAACCCTTCCAAGGTATTTGGATACTTACGTTTTGCCTGATCCTGACCTGGTGATCCGAACCTCGGGAGAGGCGCGAATCTCGAACTTCCTGCTGTGGCAATCGGCCTATGCGGAATATGAGTTCATCGACACGCTGTGGCCCGATTTCAGCAAGGAGATCTTTGCCGATGTCGTGGCCAGCTATGCCGGGCGTGATCGCCGCTTTGGCGCGGTGAAGGGCTGA
- a CDS encoding phosphatidate cytidylyltransferase: MAGRNWSDLAPRLISGLVMVALGLALIWAGGLWWRLGITLICGGMVWELLRLIAPDRPAVAWQLAAVAAGCLLIATLVPPSFALPLLLAPSMAGLSLVPHKRTMFLTFTAMILLAGFGMIQLRNDMGLVWMAWLVAVVVVTDIAGYFAGRLIGGPKFWPRVSPKKTWSGTVAGWVGAALTGLLFGALTGSGVWLVGISVGLSMAAQMGDMAESATKRRIGVKDSSTLIPGHGGLLDRFDGMLGASLLLLVARPLGALPVAATLPGLGG; the protein is encoded by the coding sequence ATGGCGGGACGAAACTGGTCTGACCTGGCGCCCCGGCTGATCTCGGGTCTGGTGATGGTGGCTCTGGGGCTGGCGCTGATCTGGGCGGGCGGCCTTTGGTGGCGCCTGGGCATCACGCTGATCTGCGGCGGCATGGTCTGGGAATTGCTTCGCCTGATCGCGCCGGACCGGCCGGCGGTGGCCTGGCAACTGGCGGCGGTGGCGGCGGGCTGTCTGCTGATCGCCACGCTGGTGCCGCCCAGTTTCGCGCTGCCGCTTCTGTTGGCGCCGTCGATGGCGGGGCTGTCGCTGGTCCCGCACAAGCGCACGATGTTCCTGACCTTCACCGCGATGATCCTGCTGGCGGGGTTTGGCATGATCCAGCTGCGCAACGACATGGGCCTGGTCTGGATGGCCTGGCTGGTGGCCGTGGTCGTGGTGACCGATATCGCGGGTTATTTCGCCGGGCGCCTGATCGGCGGGCCCAAATTCTGGCCGCGCGTCAGCCCCAAGAAGACCTGGTCGGGTACCGTCGCGGGATGGGTCGGGGCGGCGCTGACCGGGCTTCTGTTCGGGGCGCTGACCGGCAGCGGTGTCTGGCTGGTGGGGATTTCCGTCGGCCTGTCCATGGCCGCGCAGATGGGCGACATGGCCGAAAGCGCCACGAAACGCCGCATCGGGGTCAAGGACAGTTCCACCCTGATCCCCGGCCATGGCGGCTTGCTGGACCGGTTTGACGGGATGCTGGGCGCCTCGCTGCTGCTGCTGGTGGCGCGGCCGCTGGGTGCGTTGCCGGTGGCGGCGACGCTGCCGGGGCTGGGCGGCTGA
- the dxr gene encoding 1-deoxy-D-xylulose-5-phosphate reductoisomerase: MRRISILGATGSIGQSTIDLIARDPGAYAVVALTGGANITQLAADARRLGAQVAVTARDDLLEDLRAALAGSGVAVAAGRAALLEAAARPADWVMSCIVGAAGLEPGLAALQQGNVLALANKETLVCAGPLIMAEARARGATILPVDSEHSAIFQALLGEDISSVESVTLTASGGAFRDWPLADLARATPEQAATHPNWDMGQRITIDSASMFNKALEMIEARELFGLPPDRIDAVIHPESLVHALVTHVDGGTIAHLGAPDMRHAIGYALNWPDRAPLPVPRLDLAAAGALTFRAPDLARFPALRIARAVMARGGLAGAVMNAAKETALDAFLARRIGFTAMADTVSRVLDVAEAESGLIDAPFSLDNVLRADRFARKTARDDVASASRDNTGR; encoded by the coding sequence ATGCGCCGGATCTCCATTCTGGGGGCGACCGGGTCTATCGGGCAAAGCACCATCGACCTGATCGCCCGCGATCCCGGCGCCTATGCGGTGGTCGCGCTGACCGGCGGGGCCAATATCACGCAGCTTGCGGCGGATGCGCGGCGGCTGGGCGCGCAAGTGGCCGTCACCGCCCGCGACGATCTGCTGGAGGATCTGCGCGCCGCGCTGGCCGGTAGCGGCGTCGCCGTGGCCGCCGGGCGCGCCGCCCTGCTCGAAGCGGCCGCACGGCCCGCCGACTGGGTGATGTCCTGCATCGTGGGCGCCGCCGGGCTGGAACCGGGGCTGGCCGCCCTGCAACAGGGCAATGTGCTGGCGCTGGCCAACAAGGAAACGCTGGTCTGCGCCGGCCCGCTGATCATGGCGGAGGCCCGCGCGCGCGGGGCCACGATCCTGCCGGTGGACAGCGAACATTCGGCGATCTTCCAGGCTTTGCTGGGCGAGGACATTTCCAGCGTGGAGTCGGTGACGCTGACCGCCTCGGGCGGGGCGTTCCGCGACTGGCCGCTGGCCGACCTGGCCCGCGCCACGCCCGAACAGGCGGCGACCCATCCCAATTGGGACATGGGCCAACGCATCACCATCGACAGCGCCTCGATGTTCAACAAGGCGCTTGAGATGATCGAGGCGCGGGAGCTGTTCGGCCTGCCGCCCGACAGGATCGACGCGGTGATCCATCCCGAAAGCCTGGTGCATGCGCTGGTCACCCATGTCGATGGCGGCACCATTGCGCATCTGGGCGCGCCGGACATGCGCCATGCTATCGGCTATGCGCTGAACTGGCCGGACCGCGCGCCGTTGCCGGTGCCGCGGCTGGATCTCGCCGCGGCCGGGGCGCTGACCTTTCGCGCGCCGGATCTGGCGCGGTTTCCCGCGCTGCGCATCGCGCGCGCGGTGATGGCGCGGGGCGGGCTGGCCGGCGCGGTGATGAACGCGGCCAAGGAGACGGCGCTGGACGCATTCCTGGCGCGCCGGATCGGATTCACGGCGATGGCCGACACGGTCTCACGCGTTCTTGACGTGGCAGAGGCCGAATCGGGCCTTATTGATGCCCCGTTTTCGCTGGATAACGTGTTAAGGGCTGACCGGTTCGCACGAAAAACGGCCCGGGACGATGTTGCGTCCGCAAGCCGAGACAATACAGGTAGGTAA
- the rseP gene encoding RIP metalloprotease RseP codes for MEFLPQFGGVLWTLLAFVVALSIIVAIHEFGHYIIGRWSGIHAEVFSLGFGPVLFSRRDRRGTLWQVAALPFGGYVKFLGDSDAASAGTDGEAIARMSAQERRRTMHGAPLWARAATVAAGPVFNFVLSILIFGAIFQLRGEVADPLTVGDLRPLPAAEQVVTLEEGDAIRAIAGVPLPEGEGAQSPAAFPEALPIRATLPYDVLRDGQAVSVTGPYPFPPLITQLAPKSAAYSIGLKQGDVITAVDGAPIIAFSQLKTRVEASNGAPLLLDVWRPATAETLEFALTPRRVDEPDPEGGFRTEWRIGIAGGMAFELATERAGLLTSLGEGVAQTGRIVSSSISGLYHMVAGKISSCNMTGPIGIAQTSGAMASQGATSFIWFVAALSTAVGLLNLFPVPVLDGGHLVFHAYEAVRGRPPSDRALRVLMGIGLALILSLMVFALTNDIFCP; via the coding sequence ATGGAATTCTTGCCCCAGTTCGGTGGCGTCCTCTGGACACTTCTGGCGTTCGTCGTCGCCTTGTCGATCATCGTCGCGATCCACGAATTCGGGCATTACATCATCGGACGCTGGTCCGGTATCCATGCGGAGGTCTTCTCTCTCGGGTTCGGACCGGTGCTGTTCAGCCGCCGTGACCGGCGCGGCACGCTCTGGCAGGTCGCGGCGCTGCCGTTCGGGGGCTACGTGAAATTTCTGGGCGACAGCGATGCCGCCTCTGCCGGGACGGATGGCGAGGCGATCGCCCGGATGTCCGCGCAGGAACGGCGCCGCACCATGCATGGCGCCCCGCTCTGGGCGCGCGCGGCGACGGTTGCGGCCGGCCCGGTATTCAACTTTGTCCTGTCGATCCTGATTTTCGGCGCCATCTTCCAGCTGCGCGGCGAAGTCGCGGACCCGCTGACCGTAGGCGATCTGCGCCCGCTGCCCGCCGCCGAACAGGTGGTGACCCTGGAAGAGGGCGACGCCATCCGTGCCATCGCCGGGGTTCCGCTGCCGGAAGGGGAGGGCGCGCAGAGCCCCGCCGCCTTCCCGGAGGCGCTGCCGATCCGCGCCACGCTGCCCTATGACGTGCTGCGCGACGGGCAGGCGGTGTCGGTCACCGGGCCCTATCCCTTCCCGCCGCTGATCACCCAGCTGGCGCCAAAATCCGCCGCCTATTCCATCGGCCTGAAACAGGGCGACGTGATTACGGCAGTGGATGGCGCGCCGATCATCGCCTTCAGCCAGCTGAAGACCCGGGTGGAGGCCTCCAACGGCGCGCCGTTGCTGTTGGATGTCTGGCGCCCCGCCACGGCGGAGACGCTGGAATTCGCCCTGACCCCGCGCCGCGTCGACGAGCCGGACCCCGAAGGCGGGTTCCGCACCGAATGGCGCATCGGCATCGCCGGGGGCATGGCGTTCGAGTTGGCGACCGAACGCGCCGGCCTGTTGACCAGCCTGGGAGAGGGGGTCGCCCAGACCGGGCGCATCGTGTCCTCTTCCATCTCGGGGCTGTATCACATGGTCGCCGGCAAGATTTCCTCCTGCAACATGACCGGGCCGATCGGCATCGCCCAGACTTCGGGCGCGATGGCCAGCCAGGGGGCGACCAGTTTCATCTGGTTTGTCGCGGCGCTGTCCACGGCGGTGGGACTGCTGAACCTGTTTCCGGTGCCGGTGCTGGATGGCGGCCATCTGGTGTTTCATGCCTACGAGGCCGTGCGCGGCCGCCCGCCTTCGGACCGGGCGCTGCGGGTGCTGATGGGGATTGGCCTGGCGCTGATCCTGTCGCTGATGGTGTTTGCGCTGACCAACGATATCTTCTGCCCCTGA
- the bamA gene encoding outer membrane protein assembly factor BamA, protein MTREHGTGAATRTRRARLMSGVAVAVFSSVFLSLASDASAQSYRFNNVRVEGNQRIEAGTVASYAGIGQGQTVSAGDLNAAYQRIQNSGLFETVDIVPQGGTLVIKVTEFPTVNRINFEGNRRIDDEALSGLINTKQRLVLNPSEVEADAALISEAYAEQGRVSARVTPRVIRRSDNRVDLVFEIFEGGNTEVERISFVGNTVYSDRRLRRVLESKQAGLLRVLFKRDTFVEGRVEFDKQVLQDFYFSRGYVDFRTTGVNAELAQERDGYFVTFNIQEGQQFDFGRITMTSDYDGADPAEFQEVLKIREGVTYSPALVENEIARLERLALRKGLDFLRVEPRITRNERDLTLDVEFVLTRGPRVFVERIDIEGNTTTMDRVIRRQFDSVEGDPFNPRAIREAAERIRALGFFANAEVNAREGSRSDQVVVDVDVEETTTGSLSFGGTYSTTSGFGLAATFKEENFLGRGQRFSFSFSGADSNQVYGITFAEPAFLGRDVAYNFALGYRETESDYANYDTTIINFQNGFTFPLAERSTLSLTYGLESTDISIPSGSSTGALITAEAAQGDLITSYLGYQYSYDSRISGLNPNAGVLLQFGQDFAGLGGDVKYIRTSAKAIAQTKILNEEVTLRATLQGGAVNSLDGSNTRVTDRYLIGNSIMRGFEPDGIGPREITSSSDDALGGNYFAVAQFEAEFPLGLPEEYGITGGLFYDIGSVWGLDQTNSDVIYENSVVRQVVGLSVFWSTPIGPLRFNWSKAIQKEDFDQEQTFDLTIRTDF, encoded by the coding sequence ATGACAAGAGAACACGGAACCGGGGCTGCCACCCGCACCCGCCGCGCACGTCTGATGAGCGGCGTTGCCGTCGCAGTTTTTTCATCTGTTTTCCTGTCCTTGGCCAGCGACGCCTCGGCGCAGAGCTACAGGTTCAACAATGTGCGCGTCGAAGGAAACCAGCGGATCGAGGCCGGGACCGTCGCGTCCTACGCCGGAATCGGGCAGGGGCAGACAGTATCGGCGGGCGATCTGAACGCCGCATATCAGCGCATTCAGAACTCCGGCCTTTTCGAAACGGTGGATATCGTGCCCCAGGGCGGCACGCTGGTGATCAAGGTCACCGAGTTCCCGACCGTCAATCGCATCAATTTCGAAGGCAACCGCCGCATCGATGACGAGGCGCTGTCGGGCCTGATCAACACCAAGCAGCGGCTGGTGCTGAACCCCTCCGAAGTGGAGGCCGATGCCGCCCTGATCTCCGAGGCCTATGCCGAACAGGGCCGCGTGTCCGCCCGTGTGACGCCGCGTGTGATCCGCCGTTCCGACAATCGCGTCGACCTGGTGTTCGAGATTTTCGAAGGCGGCAATACGGAGGTCGAGCGGATCTCCTTTGTCGGCAACACCGTCTATTCGGACCGGCGCCTGCGGCGCGTGCTGGAATCGAAACAGGCGGGCCTGCTGCGCGTGCTGTTCAAGCGCGACACCTTTGTCGAGGGCCGGGTGGAATTCGACAAGCAGGTGCTACAGGATTTCTACTTCTCCCGCGGCTATGTCGATTTCCGCACCACCGGCGTCAACGCCGAGCTGGCGCAGGAGCGGGACGGCTATTTCGTCACCTTCAACATCCAGGAAGGTCAGCAGTTCGATTTCGGCCGGATCACCATGACCAGCGATTATGACGGCGCCGATCCTGCGGAATTCCAGGAGGTGCTGAAGATCCGTGAGGGCGTGACCTATTCGCCCGCGCTGGTCGAGAACGAAATCGCCCGGCTGGAACGGCTGGCCCTGCGCAAGGGGCTGGATTTCCTGCGGGTGGAGCCGCGCATTACCCGCAACGAGCGCGACCTGACGCTGGATGTGGAATTCGTCCTGACCCGTGGCCCCCGCGTCTTTGTCGAGCGGATCGATATCGAGGGCAACACCACCACCATGGATCGCGTGATCCGGCGCCAGTTCGACAGTGTCGAGGGCGATCCCTTCAACCCCCGTGCCATCCGCGAGGCCGCGGAACGCATCCGGGCGCTTGGCTTCTTCGCCAATGCGGAGGTGAACGCGCGCGAAGGGTCCCGGTCCGATCAGGTGGTTGTGGATGTCGACGTCGAGGAAACCACGACCGGGTCGCTGTCCTTTGGCGGCACCTATTCGACGACCAGTGGTTTCGGCCTGGCCGCGACCTTCAAGGAAGAGAACTTCCTGGGCCGGGGTCAGCGGTTCTCCTTCTCCTTCTCGGGGGCGGATTCGAACCAGGTCTATGGCATCACCTTTGCCGAACCGGCCTTCCTCGGGCGGGACGTGGCCTACAACTTTGCCCTGGGCTACCGAGAAACCGAAAGCGATTACGCCAATTACGACACCACGATCATCAATTTCCAGAACGGGTTCACCTTCCCGCTGGCGGAACGCTCGACGCTGTCGCTGACCTACGGGCTGGAAAGCACGGATATCTCCATCCCCTCCGGCAGCTCTACCGGGGCTCTGATCACGGCGGAGGCGGCGCAGGGCGATCTGATCACGTCCTACCTGGGCTATCAGTACAGCTACGACAGCCGGATCTCGGGGCTGAACCCGAATGCGGGCGTGCTGCTGCAATTCGGTCAGGATTTCGCCGGGTTGGGGGGGGATGTGAAATACATCCGCACTTCGGCCAAGGCGATCGCCCAGACGAAGATCCTGAACGAGGAAGTCACCCTGCGCGCCACCTTGCAGGGCGGTGCGGTCAATTCGCTGGACGGATCCAACACCCGCGTCACCGACCGCTACCTGATCGGCAATTCGATCATGCGCGGGTTCGAGCCGGACGGGATCGGCCCGCGGGAAATCACCTCCTCTTCCGATGATGCGCTTGGCGGCAATTACTTCGCCGTTGCGCAATTCGAGGCGGAATTCCCCCTGGGCCTGCCCGAGGAATACGGGATCACTGGCGGTCTGTTCTACGATATCGGGTCAGTCTGGGGTCTGGATCAGACCAATTCCGACGTGATCTACGAAAATTCCGTGGTGCGCCAGGTGGTTGGCCTGTCGGTCTTCTGGTCGACGCCGATCGGGCCGCTGCGGTTCAACTGGTCGAAGGCGATCCAGAAGGAGGATTTCGACCAGGAGCAGACCTTTGACCTGACCATCCGCACGGATTTCTAG
- a CDS encoding OmpH family outer membrane protein: protein MRLWRSVTLALGLLFAAGPAVLAQQDAAVPRSPVLVVDTEQLFGRSGLGAQIARQIEAEASALAAENRRIEAELAEEEKALTARRAEMPAAEFRELADRFDEKVTRIRNEQQQKARTFGADSDAARREFLVSAQPALEAIMREAGAAVVLDRRTTFLSVDSVDITEEAVRRIDAAAGLETPAEGDPEGGPATPGTPSAIPAPPFNAPVLPGTAEPPQPGPTPRPTQDNAPDGETGSATE from the coding sequence ATGCGCCTCTGGCGATCTGTCACTCTTGCCCTGGGCCTGTTGTTCGCGGCGGGCCCGGCGGTGCTTGCGCAGCAGGACGCAGCGGTGCCGCGCAGCCCGGTGCTGGTCGTCGATACCGAACAGCTGTTCGGACGCTCCGGGCTGGGGGCGCAGATCGCCCGCCAGATCGAGGCGGAGGCCTCTGCACTGGCGGCGGAGAACCGCCGGATCGAGGCTGAGCTGGCCGAGGAAGAGAAGGCCCTGACCGCCCGGCGCGCTGAGATGCCAGCGGCGGAATTCCGGGAGCTGGCCGACCGCTTCGACGAAAAGGTCACCCGTATCCGCAACGAACAGCAGCAGAAGGCCCGGACCTTTGGCGCCGACAGCGACGCCGCGCGCCGCGAGTTCCTGGTCAGCGCCCAGCCGGCGCTGGAGGCGATCATGCGGGAGGCCGGCGCCGCTGTCGTGCTGGACCGGCGCACCACTTTCCTGAGTGTCGATTCCGTCGACATCACCGAGGAGGCCGTGCGCCGCATCGACGCCGCCGCCGGGCTGGAGACGCCGGCGGAGGGCGACCCGGAAGGCGGTCCCGCCACGCCGGGCACGCCCTCTGCCATTCCAGCGCCGCCGTTCAACGCGCCGGTCCTGCCCGGCACGGCAGAGCCGCCGCAGCCCGGACCCACGCCGCGCCCCACCCAGGACAACGCCCCGGACGGCGAGACGGGATCCGCCACCGAATGA
- the fabZ gene encoding 3-hydroxyacyl-ACP dehydratase FabZ gives MTDDLLSADIDRIQRILPHRYPFLLVDKVVEIDGIKSAKGIKNVTMNEPHFQGHFPGKPIMPGVTIVEAMAQTSAVMVGTAIGMEDRDMLVYFMAIEKCKFRRMVVPGDVLEMQVTTLRGKPGGKVWRFGGRATVEGELACECEFTAMMDLPKE, from the coding sequence ATGACCGACGACCTCCTCAGCGCCGATATCGACCGCATCCAGCGCATCCTGCCGCATCGCTACCCTTTCTTGCTGGTCGACAAGGTGGTGGAAATCGACGGGATCAAATCCGCCAAGGGGATCAAGAACGTCACCATGAACGAGCCGCATTTCCAGGGCCATTTCCCCGGCAAGCCGATCATGCCCGGTGTCACCATCGTGGAGGCGATGGCCCAGACCTCGGCCGTGATGGTCGGCACCGCCATCGGCATGGAGGACCGCGACATGCTGGTCTATTTCATGGCGATCGAGAAGTGCAAGTTCCGCCGCATGGTCGTCCCCGGTGACGTGCTGGAAATGCAGGTGACGACGCTGCGCGGCAAGCCGGGCGGCAAGGTCTGGCGCTTTGGCGGCCGGGCTACCGTCGAGGGTGAGCTGGCCTGTGAATGCGAATTCACCGCGATGATGGACCTGCCCAAGGAGTGA
- the lpxA gene encoding acyl-ACP--UDP-N-acetylglucosamine O-acyltransferase, producing the protein MTDAHDADAISPRAEIHSHALVEPGAQIAAGARIGPFCHIGPKAVIGPRVELMSHVVVQGVTEIGEDTLIHPFAVIGGIPQDLKFKGEETRLVIGARNRIREHVTMNAGTDGGGGVTRVGDDCLFMAGCHVAHDCQVGNHVVIVNNSALAGHCVIEDEVIVGGLSGVHQFVRIGRGAIIGAVTMVTNDVIPHGLVAAPRGALDGLNLVGLKRRGVARADITALRAAFQMLAQGEGAFQDRARRLGEETESEYVREIVTFVTGASDRSFLTPGGKAGGT; encoded by the coding sequence ATGACCGACGCCCATGATGCCGACGCGATTTCGCCCCGGGCGGAGATCCATTCCCACGCGCTGGTAGAGCCGGGGGCGCAGATCGCGGCGGGCGCCCGGATCGGCCCGTTCTGTCACATCGGCCCCAAGGCGGTGATCGGCCCGCGCGTCGAATTGATGAGCCATGTGGTGGTGCAGGGCGTCACCGAGATCGGGGAAGACACGCTGATCCATCCCTTCGCGGTGATCGGCGGCATTCCCCAGGATCTGAAATTCAAGGGCGAGGAAACCCGACTGGTCATCGGCGCCCGCAACCGGATCCGCGAACATGTCACCATGAATGCCGGCACCGACGGTGGCGGCGGGGTCACCCGCGTGGGGGACGATTGCCTGTTCATGGCCGGCTGCCACGTCGCCCATGATTGCCAGGTCGGCAACCATGTGGTGATCGTCAACAACTCGGCCCTGGCCGGGCATTGCGTGATCGAGGACGAGGTGATCGTAGGCGGGCTGTCGGGGGTGCATCAATTCGTGCGCATCGGGCGCGGCGCGATCATCGGCGCCGTCACCATGGTGACCAACGATGTCATCCCCCATGGGCTGGTCGCCGCGCCGCGCGGGGCGCTGGACGGGTTGAACCTGGTCGGGCTGAAACGGCGCGGTGTGGCGCGGGCGGACATCACGGCCCTGCGCGCGGCGTTCCAGATGCTGGCACAGGGGGAGGGCGCCTTTCAGGATCGCGCCCGCCGCCTGGGCGAGGAAACCGAAAGCGAATACGTCCGCGAGATCGTGACCTTCGTCACCGGAGCCAGCGACCGGTCGTTCCTGACGCCGGGCGGGAAGGCAGGCGGGACGTGA
- the lpxI gene encoding UDP-2,3-diacylglucosamine diphosphatase LpxI domain-containing protein (LpxI, functionally equivalent to LpxH, replaces it in LPS biosynthesis in a minority of bacteria.): protein MTADPEAGVGGAGAGRLGVIAGAGALPAALAAADPQALCIAFEGADVALPEDRLFRHRIERLGGVFDALRAGGVTRVVLAGAMARPALDPAALDPVMQALAPRLLAAMQGGDDTLLRLVVAVFEAEGFAVLGAHELLPELTAAAGHLAGPVVLDRALADAARGAAILDALAPVDVGQGCVVAQGLCLGIETLQGTDALLDFVARTPAHLRGEGGVFCKRPKAGQDLRVDMPAIGPDTIAGARAAGLAGICIAARGVVILNRAETLAAAQAAGISLWAQ, encoded by the coding sequence GTGACCGCCGATCCCGAAGCCGGTGTTGGGGGCGCGGGCGCGGGGCGGCTGGGCGTGATCGCGGGGGCGGGCGCCTTGCCCGCCGCGCTGGCCGCCGCCGATCCGCAGGCGCTGTGCATCGCCTTCGAGGGCGCCGATGTCGCCCTGCCGGAGGACCGCCTGTTCCGCCATCGTATCGAACGGCTGGGCGGCGTCTTTGACGCGCTCCGCGCCGGCGGCGTGACCCGCGTGGTGCTGGCCGGCGCCATGGCGCGCCCGGCGCTGGATCCCGCCGCGCTGGACCCGGTGATGCAGGCATTGGCACCGCGTCTGCTGGCGGCCATGCAGGGCGGCGACGACACGCTGCTGCGGCTGGTCGTCGCCGTATTCGAGGCCGAAGGCTTTGCCGTGCTAGGCGCGCATGAGCTGTTGCCTGAGCTGACCGCAGCCGCCGGCCACCTGGCCGGGCCGGTGGTCCTGGATCGCGCCCTTGCCGATGCCGCGCGCGGCGCCGCTATCCTTGACGCGCTGGCACCGGTGGATGTGGGCCAGGGTTGCGTGGTGGCGCAGGGGCTGTGCCTGGGGATCGAGACGTTGCAGGGCACCGACGCGCTGCTGGATTTCGTGGCGCGGACGCCGGCGCATCTGCGCGGAGAGGGCGGGGTTTTCTGCAAGCGGCCCAAGGCCGGGCAGGATCTGCGCGTCGACATGCCCGCCATCGGGCCCGACACGATTGCCGGCGCGCGGGCCGCCGGATTGGCGGGGATCTGCATCGCGGCGCGCGGCGTGGTGATCCTGAACCGGGCGGAAACGCTGGCGGCGGCACAGGCCGCCGGGATCAGCCTTTGGGCGCAATGA